ACCAAATATTGTGGGAAAAAGCACTGCAAGATTGTTCAGAAATCAGAAGTATTAGTAACATCAAAGAGGGAAATTGCAAGGGTAGAAAGATCAAACTAATTCATAAACTTACCAGCTTTGGGGTAAGTCTTGAAGTGCATGACTGAGGCAAATTCCTTGCCGAGCCCTTTTAACattagaatgaaaaaaaaaaaaaatcagagttgaatattttatatcttCCTTGAAAGAAGTTTCATAAAGTATCTTGGAAATGAAAAGAGGGAAAACACTAGTGACAGTTTTTTGTGCGTGTGTGTAGAACACAGCATATGCCAAAATGGAAATTGATCAGATAAAGGAAAGGAGTTGTACATGTGTAGCAACAACTTGACTGAAGTACTGTTGAATGTGGTATGCCCCGGTGACATCCCTTCTGTTAACAGTAACATATTGAATCATAAAATGATCTAAGGAACTCTTAATTTTTTAGGAAGAGGCAAATTAAAAAGCATTAACTTACGCATTGATAAAATAACCAGCATCTGAGACGCATTTCACTCTCGCTTCTCTAGGTAATAGAGCTTTGAAGCGATCACAATGCAGTACTGCAGTTAATCCTCCAGCTGAACATCCAGAAATAATAGCCTGTAGTTACAAGTTCTGGTGAGTGAGTGAATGAAAAAACACAAtaaagaggaagaaaaagagCAAAACACCAGTGTTTCTTACATTTCGAGCATTTTTCATTCCTTTTGCTAGTAAATCCTCCATGACAGCAGCAAAAATCCTTGCTCCCCTAAAGTGCAACTTAGTAACCTAATTTACACACCATAGTTTCAAAGTTTAACCAGAATGACTAATGACtaatattttgattaaatttaGATGTGGAAGTTCCTTAGAGTTTAGCTGAACTTACTGGATTGACTGCTTCTACATCACCAGTAAAAGATGAACCATCGCAATACCTAACCTTGATTCTGTTCCAGTTGTAGAAATCTGGAATTTACAACACTCGTTAGAAAGTTAAATAAGTGTTGAATTGATGAAGAGAAACAACATTGATGACAAGTGGGAAAGACCTGGATTAAACATTGGCCTGTTACTCATAATTCCCGAAAAGGCAATTTGCTTTGCCATTTGCTTAGATGAACCTAAATGATTGGTCTTGCGAGAGAGGCAAGTAGTGACATTGTTGCACCATCCTCCTCCCTAGTagaaatgaaatagattatgtACCAATAAAGACAAAACTTCTATAACTTGTCAAAAAAAGTGAGAGAAAACAATGAACCAAAATTTGATATTTGAGACTCGTTATTGATGGAAATTTGTAGAGAGGAACAAACCTCAAAAGCAACCAACCAATTGTTAATCCCTGTTCCAGATCCCCTGTCAAAATGGTAACCTGGTGGACTCCCATCCAAACAAACTGCACAATATTTTGAAACTTAAATTCCCAATTATTATAAACATCATTGAAAACAATAAGCATGATAGTAAGAGCACAATAAATTAGTATATGAAAAGAGACATAGCCAAATTTACTAACCAGCTCCTTTTGCTACCGCGTTCTGAAGATAGGTGATTGGCACATAAGAAGCCTCTGCCATCAGCGACAGCAGTGCACACACCAGAAGGTTCAACCACTGTCTTATTCTCCCACCCTCCATTCTGCACAAAGAAAACGATAAACATACACATATAGAACGATAAAAACAGAGTAAGATCTTTCCATCGATATATAagtaaaaatacatattaaagGAAACCCTTTCGCCCGTGAATGAATGGATTGTTCGTTATTTGATATCATCGTTCCAACTCCCTTTTCACATCGACCTAACACTCACCGAAAAAGGATCAATTCATGCAGTTGGTATTTCAAAAATCGTAGAGCCAAACCGTTTGATTTCCTATAGAAGAAATAACATGAATTTATGACTTATGTGCGAATATTGGTTTCCTTCCACAGTGAAAAAACCCAACGCCCCTATTCCCACTAGTCTCCACACACGCGCACAGAAATCCATAAACTCAGCATTTTCATTGACGTGGTTCTCAATTGGAGCCAGCCACAGTCGTGATCCTTGATAGTGCCAGAAATTATATACACATGTGCCATAATTGCAGTTACAGTGAGTGACTAAAAAAACTCTAATGTTGTGGTGAAAATGGCGAAACAAACAGCTTCCTAAAATCTTGATTTCCATTTATTCGTTTCAGCTATCACAAGAAATTAATGCAATAACGTAATGGAAGCCAAAACTGCCGACTTGCATTGCACAAGGCTTCTCGTAAGTTTCACAAAAAGAATCACAATCACTGATCCCATTCCATTCCAATAACTAATCGCATATTCTAAAGGCAGATCAGAATCTTCACTCCAACCCCGCAAACATTCAGATGATCAAAGGAAAAACTAAAAAGATAACAGTTTGTGCAGAAGGGATGACTAGCAGGTGTACCTGGAGAATGGGTTGGGAAAACCGGGTGAATAAACTTTGAAGAAGGTTCGTTAATCAAAGGCAATTGAGGGTGGTGATGGCTTATAAGGTGGTGAAGAAACACACTGTAACTAACAATCGTTAAGAAGTCTGTTTCTGTGACAGTGTTGGGAGGAAAGTGGTTTGTGGAGAGAGAACAGATTCTTAATTCTTCAGTTTAAAGTAAAGGAATTATGGTGTCAGTTAGTTCTGCGAgtacaaagatttttttttcagtttggACAGAGAACCCAGAGCCGACACTCATTTGCTCAAAACCCACAccaaaaaaatgtgttttttgaAAGAATGTGAAGATTTATATAGTAAAGTTTTTTACTTGATACCacattcaagaaaaaaaatgaaactattATCACAAATAGAGAAGCACAGATGTGAGTGACAGTCCGACAGAGTAAACCCAGTTGAAGAATGTCCTTAAATTTGGGATCTAAGTTCAAAGATAGtaactttttatttatgaaaatcagaattttcacGATTCTCTCGTTTTCTGCCCTCGGGTTCTGCATAATAATTAACTAAatactttaattatttattaaacaaTTAAGGCAATAAGAATATTGATGCTGTCTCTGGGGCTCCAGGGTCCGACCCGAATGTGTCTGAGAAAAGCATCGAATCTTATCGTTGTATTGCGTTCGCACATGAATGAGTGGTTCAAATGTGAAATCTTGGCG
The sequence above is a segment of the Phaseolus vulgaris cultivar G19833 chromosome 2, P. vulgaris v2.0, whole genome shotgun sequence genome. Coding sequences within it:
- the LOC137811114 gene encoding pectin acetylesterase 8-like isoform X1, which translates into the protein MEGGRIRQWLNLLVCALLSLMAEASYVPITYLQNAVAKGAVCLDGSPPGYHFDRGSGTGINNWLVAFEGGGWCNNVTTCLSRKTNHLGSSKQMAKQIAFSGIMSNRPMFNPDFYNWNRIKVRYCDGSSFTGDVEAVNPVTKLHFRGARIFAAVMEDLLAKGMKNARNAIISGCSAGGLTAVLHCDRFKALLPREARVKCVSDAGYFINARDVTGAYHIQQYFSQVVATHGSARNLPQSCTSRLTPKLCFFPQYLVSHITTPIFFVNAAYDSWQIKNILAPGVADPEGHWHSCKLDINNCSPDQLDLMQGFRTEFLRALTVLGNSSYKGMFIDSCYAHCQTEMQETWLRNDSPELEKTTIAKAVADWFYERRTFHQIDCPYPCNPTCHNRVLEPQDNHQGKNVTSKGTSDASARKLNLPKLTNKVQWIELVRINGGINGFLLTLGLMIIL
- the LOC137811114 gene encoding pectin acetylesterase 8-like isoform X2 — encoded protein: MEGGRIRQWLNLLVCALLSLMAEASYVPITYLQNAVAKGAVCLDGSPPGYHFDRGSGTGINNWLVAFEGGGWCNNVTTCLSRKTNHLGSSKQMAKQIAFSGIMSNRPMFNPDFYNWNRIKVRYCDGSSFTGDVEAVNPVTKLHFRGARIFAAVMEDLLAKGMKNARNAIISGCSAGGLTAVLHCDRFKALLPREARVKCVSDAGYFINARDVTGAYHIQQYFSQVVATHGSARNLPQSCTSRLTPKLCFFPQYLVSHITTPIFFVNAAYDSWQIKNILAPGVADPEGHWHSCKLDINNCSPDQLDLMQGFRTEFLRALTVLGNSSYKGMFIDSCYAHCQTEMQETWLRNDSPELEKTTIAKAVADWFYERRTFHQIDCPYPCNPTCHNRVLEPQDNHQGV